The Paenibacillus sp. YPG26 genome includes a window with the following:
- a CDS encoding 2-dehydropantoate 2-reductase — protein MKVEIMGAGALGLMFGAALVAAGEDVRIWTRTAEQAEALGRDGIRLIMSEGQEVFAPAGRFLVESSRELDCQKIDRTNADWILVTTKQRHMDERLHRHLAVLRGEGTDIICFQNGVGHIERLSEALGGQHILAALTTEGARKEGDCTVYRSGEGQTRLGLTGIHEKAGLWLDKAENLAVSLTMAGFPAVLSNDIDKEIYRKLLINAAINPLTALLRIRNGELLASEERRALLIELIEETLDIYNHYGISYDADIKDQVFAVCRSTAHNMSSMLKDVLAGQVTEVNSINGQLVKMAHKKEIKVPAHERVWRLVSAMLAHPDGNSKL, from the coding sequence ATGAAAGTGGAGATTATGGGCGCCGGAGCCCTGGGCTTGATGTTCGGGGCGGCATTAGTTGCCGCCGGAGAAGATGTGCGGATCTGGACACGCACAGCCGAACAGGCGGAAGCACTCGGCAGAGACGGAATCCGTCTGATCATGAGTGAGGGACAAGAGGTATTTGCGCCTGCCGGCCGCTTTCTTGTGGAGAGCAGCAGAGAGTTAGATTGCCAGAAGATTGACAGAACCAATGCGGATTGGATTCTTGTAACAACAAAGCAGCGTCATATGGATGAGCGCCTGCATCGTCATCTGGCAGTACTGCGCGGGGAGGGAACAGATATCATCTGTTTTCAGAACGGAGTAGGCCACATTGAACGGCTTAGTGAAGCCTTGGGCGGACAGCATATTCTAGCGGCATTAACAACAGAGGGGGCCCGGAAGGAGGGGGACTGTACGGTCTACCGCTCGGGAGAAGGACAGACCAGGTTAGGTCTAACGGGAATTCATGAGAAAGCGGGTCTTTGGCTGGATAAGGCTGAAAATTTAGCTGTCAGCTTAACTATGGCAGGATTTCCCGCCGTGTTGTCGAATGACATCGATAAGGAAATTTACCGCAAACTCCTGATCAATGCAGCTATTAACCCGTTAACTGCCCTGCTGAGAATTCGTAATGGAGAGCTGCTCGCTAGTGAGGAGCGGAGAGCCCTTCTGATTGAGCTAATCGAGGAGACTCTTGACATTTATAATCACTATGGAATTTCGTATGACGCGGATATCAAGGATCAGGTCTTCGCGGTATGCCGTTCTACGGCGCACAACATGTCTTCTATGCTGAAGGATGTTCTGGCAGGACAAGTCACTGAAGTGAACAGCATCAACGGTCAGCTTGTGAAGATGGCCCATAAGAAAGAGATCAAGGTCCCGGCACATGAGAGGGTCTGGCGTCTGGTCTCGGCTATGTTGGCCCACCCTGATGGGAACTCCAAGCTTTAA
- a CDS encoding YlaH-like family protein has product MQDWLSHHPYIAFVIIFVLVAYVYNKVFRAQQKLPLWKEAILYVLMAMGSFMLMVFQIDKLPIIQCLLVAVGLMLMVRIRYFVEARQKKKQNKVPPAEKAGRL; this is encoded by the coding sequence ATGCAGGACTGGCTTTCACATCATCCGTACATTGCTTTTGTGATTATCTTTGTACTGGTGGCCTATGTGTATAATAAGGTGTTCCGTGCGCAGCAGAAGCTGCCGCTCTGGAAAGAAGCGATACTTTATGTGTTAATGGCGATGGGTTCCTTCATGTTGATGGTTTTTCAAATCGACAAGCTTCCGATTATCCAGTGCCTGCTGGTCGCTGTCGGCCTCATGCTCATGGTGCGGATCCGCTACTTTGTTGAAGCTCGTCAGAAGAAGAAACAGAATAAGGTCCCTCCTGCTGAAAAAGCGGGAAGACTATAA
- a CDS encoding DUF2626 family protein has translation MARMFRVLGFFTLAIGLMAFAGNLIEMALLFFLQTAFFVIFGYLKFTERTYILLFWGYMIVTFTGFSYWTVFKMGLPL, from the coding sequence ATGGCACGCATGTTCCGGGTGCTTGGTTTCTTCACATTAGCCATCGGGCTTATGGCTTTTGCCGGCAACTTGATTGAAATGGCCCTGCTGTTCTTCTTGCAAACTGCTTTTTTTGTTATTTTCGGATATTTGAAATTCACGGAGAGAACATATATTCTGCTCTTCTGGGGATACATGATCGTCACATTTACCGGCTTTAGCTATTGGACGGTATTCAAGATGGGCCTGCCGCTATAA
- a CDS encoding PhoH family protein, protein MKKIFVLDTNVLLHDPNAIFAFEEHEVVIPAVVLEEIDSKKRNPEEIGRNARVVSRLLDGLREKGHLHNGIELDQGGRLKVELNHRSFVKVQEMFGEVTNDNRILAVALNYHLEELETASPRSVVLVSKDVLVRIKADVLGLTTQDYLSDRTAGPGDLYSGYSNIKVHPSVIDEFYTHRSLQIKPLGFNFSLYPHEFVILKDEMGSGKSALLKVNEDVTQLEPLYMSNEPVWGISARNAQQRMALELLLNDDIPLVTITGKAGTGKTLLALAAGLLKTEDEHKYKKLLIARPVVPMGKDIGYLPGEKDEKLRPWMQPIYDNLEYLFDTKKSGDIDKILMGLGSIQVEALTYIRGRSIPGQFIIIDEAQNLSRHEVKTIVSRVGEGSKIVLMGDPEQIDHPYLDSVSNGLSYLVERFQQEGISGHITLEKGERSKLAQVAADLL, encoded by the coding sequence ATGAAGAAAATATTTGTCCTGGATACGAATGTGTTGCTGCACGACCCCAATGCGATTTTTGCTTTCGAAGAACATGAGGTAGTGATTCCTGCTGTTGTGCTGGAGGAGATTGATTCCAAGAAACGGAATCCGGAAGAAATCGGTAGAAATGCCCGCGTTGTATCGCGGTTACTTGATGGGCTCCGGGAGAAGGGACATCTGCACAATGGGATTGAACTTGACCAGGGTGGAAGGCTGAAGGTTGAACTTAACCATAGAAGCTTTGTCAAGGTACAGGAAATGTTCGGTGAAGTAACGAATGATAATCGCATTCTGGCTGTTGCGTTAAATTACCATTTGGAGGAACTTGAGACTGCCAGCCCAAGGTCTGTCGTACTGGTTAGCAAAGATGTGCTTGTGCGGATCAAGGCGGATGTGCTGGGATTGACTACCCAGGACTATCTGTCTGACCGGACGGCGGGACCAGGCGATCTATATTCAGGCTATTCAAATATTAAAGTTCATCCTTCGGTCATAGATGAGTTCTATACCCACCGTTCTCTCCAGATTAAGCCGCTCGGCTTTAATTTTTCATTATATCCGCATGAATTTGTGATTCTCAAGGATGAGATGGGAAGCGGCAAATCGGCACTGCTCAAAGTGAACGAAGATGTTACTCAACTGGAGCCATTATACATGAGCAATGAACCGGTATGGGGAATCAGTGCGCGGAATGCCCAGCAGCGGATGGCACTTGAGCTTCTGCTGAACGATGACATTCCTCTGGTTACCATTACAGGCAAGGCGGGAACCGGCAAGACTCTGCTGGCTCTCGCGGCAGGGCTTCTGAAGACGGAAGACGAACACAAATATAAAAAGCTGTTAATCGCGCGTCCTGTAGTACCTATGGGAAAAGATATCGGTTACCTTCCAGGAGAGAAGGACGAGAAGCTGCGGCCTTGGATGCAGCCGATCTACGATAACCTGGAGTACCTTTTTGATACCAAGAAGTCCGGCGATATTGATAAAATATTGATGGGACTCGGGAGCATTCAGGTTGAAGCCCTCACTTATATCCGGGGCAGATCGATTCCTGGGCAATTCATCATCATCGATGAAGCTCAGAATTTATCCCGCCATGAGGTGAAGACCATTGTCTCCCGGGTTGGAGAAGGCAGCAAGATCGTTCTAATGGGTGATCCGGAACAAATTGATCATCCTTATCTGGATTCGGTCAGCAATGGACTCTCTTATTTGGTCGAACGCTTCCAACAGGAAGGGATCAGCGGCCATATTACACTCGAAAAAGGAGAGCGTTCCAAGCTGGCGCAGGTTGCTGCCGATCTGTTATAG
- a CDS encoding LCP family protein — protein sequence MNPRTSGLPPREGGQKKKTGRPQGGKKKARKGRAFLKFLLTLVILALLVVGGYFGFLYWKVNQVIDTAGNSNPVPAERSAKVKPLSVLLMGTDYRPETGTHLTDVMMVIAFNPETKSATIVSLPRDTRFKAKGYGTGKINSFYPNILSETKDPVQAGDTMKKLMGDYFDLELDYVTVLNFQGFRDVVDALKGVDVTVDMNMCYRDKADGTDINLKKGPAHLDGKEALDYVRYRKSNCKPKTKGSDDFDRNRRQNEVLHALIDKAKSFNGVVGAADVIEAVGKNMDTDFESEQLKDMIATYWNISKENVHFMPVTGEWKSPYVYINDDQLTKAKKALQDEMAGRAATQAVTN from the coding sequence ATGAATCCTAGAACCAGTGGTCTTCCTCCCCGAGAGGGAGGCCAAAAGAAGAAAACAGGTCGCCCTCAGGGCGGCAAGAAGAAGGCGCGTAAAGGAAGGGCTTTCCTGAAGTTCCTGCTTACGCTTGTCATTCTGGCACTGCTTGTTGTTGGTGGATATTTCGGTTTTCTGTACTGGAAAGTCAATCAGGTAATTGATACAGCTGGCAATTCAAATCCCGTGCCTGCTGAGAGATCCGCCAAGGTGAAGCCGTTATCTGTGCTGCTTATGGGAACGGACTATCGCCCTGAGACGGGAACCCATCTGACAGACGTCATGATGGTGATCGCCTTCAACCCGGAGACGAAGTCCGCAACGATCGTCTCTCTGCCTCGTGATACCCGCTTCAAGGCAAAGGGGTATGGAACAGGCAAGATCAATTCGTTCTATCCGAACATTCTGTCTGAGACGAAAGATCCGGTCCAGGCAGGCGATACGATGAAGAAGCTGATGGGGGATTACTTCGATCTCGAGCTTGACTATGTGACCGTGCTTAACTTCCAAGGCTTCCGCGATGTCGTCGATGCGCTTAAAGGTGTCGATGTGACCGTGGATATGAATATGTGCTACCGGGATAAAGCAGACGGAACGGATATTAATCTGAAGAAGGGTCCTGCTCATCTGGATGGCAAGGAAGCTCTGGATTATGTGCGTTACCGTAAGTCCAACTGTAAGCCAAAGACCAAAGGGTCGGATGACTTCGACCGGAACCGTCGTCAGAATGAAGTGCTGCATGCTCTAATTGATAAAGCGAAGTCTTTCAATGGAGTTGTGGGTGCTGCTGATGTCATTGAAGCGGTGGGTAAGAACATGGATACAGACTTTGAGTCTGAGCAGCTTAAGGATATGATTGCCACGTACTGGAATATATCCAAGGAGAATGTGCACTTCATGCCGGTTACAGGTGAGTGGAAGAGTCCTTATGTATATATTAATGATGACCAGCTCACTAAAGCCAAGAAAGCCCTTCAGGATGAAATGGCGGGCAGAGCAGCAACACAGGCAGTTACCAATTGA
- a CDS encoding RsfA family transcriptional regulator, with the protein MTAVRQDAWSAEDDLILAEVTLRHIREGSTQLTAFEEVGEKIARTPAACGFRWNSCVRKKYEAAIQIAKAQRQKRNYLKKQSPLMGGGSMASLASVDLEEGLYKSEGVTEETLSIDAVIRFLRQWKNTVQESSRHMRSLEKKIRDKEEELASLREENRRLSLQVNEVQTDYRVVNDDYKALIQIMDRARRLAFLNEEDEESKSRFKMDANGNLERIE; encoded by the coding sequence ATGACAGCAGTAAGACAGGATGCATGGAGCGCAGAGGATGACTTGATTTTGGCCGAGGTCACGCTGCGCCATATTCGTGAGGGAAGCACACAGCTTACCGCATTTGAGGAGGTTGGGGAGAAGATTGCCAGGACCCCTGCCGCTTGCGGATTTAGATGGAACAGCTGTGTCCGTAAAAAATATGAAGCCGCTATTCAAATTGCGAAAGCACAGCGCCAAAAAAGAAACTATTTGAAAAAACAATCTCCACTAATGGGTGGAGGCAGTATGGCATCCCTTGCATCGGTAGATCTGGAAGAAGGACTGTACAAGAGTGAAGGCGTTACCGAAGAGACCCTTTCTATCGATGCGGTGATTCGTTTCTTGAGACAATGGAAGAACACAGTTCAAGAAAGCAGCCGTCATATGAGATCTTTGGAGAAGAAAATCCGGGATAAGGAAGAAGAGCTAGCGTCGTTAAGAGAAGAGAATCGGAGATTGTCTCTACAAGTAAATGAAGTGCAGACAGACTACCGGGTAGTCAATGACGATTATAAGGCGTTGATTCAGATCATGGACCGCGCGCGCCGTCTTGCATTTCTCAATGAGGAAGATGAGGAATCGAAATCCCGCTTCAAAATGGATGCGAATGGAAATCTTGAGCGTATTGAATAG
- a CDS encoding peptide ABC transporter substrate-binding protein, with the protein MNRKKLLVLVTLVLALSTVLAACQKNGNSGSSNQGSTGTQSTKLAADQTFHINLASEPPTLDPAQSQDNVSSAVLRTLFEGLTRKDKDGNVVPGIAEKWEQNGKEYTFHLRSDAKWSNGDPVTAKDFEFAWKRVLDPATVPAPPYAYQLYYIKNAQAYNEKKITDANQVGVKAVDDKTLKVTLANETPYFLGLTSFTTYYPVHQSAKDNAKWAADPSTLISNGPFKLTTWTTGQALEVDKNDKYWDAKSITLNKITASIVDQAATEVSSYKSGQLDLAGQPIGEIPTDQIASLKSEVPNELTIKGIASTYYYLFNVTTQPFDNVKIRQAFTKAINRKALIENVTLANQIPAFGLVPPGIKGVDKEYRAENADSAYGNEDVNEAKTLLAEGLKESGLTKLPKITLIYNTNDNHKKLALAIADMWKQNLGAEVTIQNQEWGVFLQNRRNLNYQVARAGFGADYDDPMTFIDLFTSNSGNNDTGFKNAEYDKLVQEAYSSNDNKARNAAMKKAEDILIKDNQVILPIYYYTNIQLVKPYVKDVILDYAGQLDITRVKLLEH; encoded by the coding sequence ATGAACAGAAAGAAATTATTGGTTCTTGTAACGCTAGTTCTTGCTTTGAGCACAGTCCTAGCCGCCTGTCAGAAAAATGGTAATTCTGGTTCTTCCAACCAAGGCAGCACAGGAACCCAGAGCACAAAGCTTGCAGCAGATCAGACGTTCCATATCAATCTGGCCTCCGAACCGCCTACGCTGGATCCGGCTCAATCGCAGGACAACGTATCCAGTGCGGTACTTCGAACATTGTTTGAAGGTTTGACACGCAAGGATAAAGACGGCAACGTCGTTCCAGGTATTGCTGAGAAATGGGAACAAAATGGCAAGGAATATACCTTCCACCTTCGTTCCGATGCAAAATGGAGCAATGGGGATCCTGTAACCGCCAAAGACTTCGAATTCGCGTGGAAACGGGTGCTTGATCCAGCCACAGTTCCGGCTCCTCCGTATGCATATCAATTGTATTACATCAAGAATGCCCAAGCTTACAATGAGAAGAAGATTACGGACGCGAACCAGGTTGGTGTGAAGGCGGTTGATGACAAGACATTGAAAGTAACGCTTGCGAATGAGACTCCGTATTTCCTGGGTCTTACCTCATTCACAACTTACTATCCGGTTCATCAATCTGCCAAGGACAATGCGAAATGGGCTGCTGATCCAAGCACGCTGATCTCTAACGGACCTTTCAAGTTAACCACCTGGACAACCGGGCAGGCGCTTGAAGTAGATAAGAACGATAAATATTGGGATGCCAAGAGCATAACTTTAAATAAAATTACGGCTTCAATTGTAGACCAGGCAGCTACGGAAGTAAGCAGTTACAAGAGCGGCCAGCTTGATCTTGCAGGACAGCCTATCGGTGAGATTCCTACCGATCAGATCGCTTCTCTCAAATCAGAGGTTCCGAATGAACTTACGATTAAGGGGATTGCATCCACTTATTACTACCTGTTCAATGTAACAACACAGCCATTTGATAATGTCAAGATCCGCCAAGCTTTCACAAAAGCCATTAACCGTAAAGCCTTGATCGAGAATGTGACCTTGGCTAACCAGATCCCGGCATTTGGTCTCGTACCTCCAGGTATCAAAGGGGTAGACAAAGAGTACCGTGCAGAAAATGCGGATTCCGCTTATGGCAATGAAGATGTGAATGAAGCGAAGACGCTTCTTGCAGAGGGGCTTAAGGAATCTGGTCTTACCAAGCTTCCTAAGATTACCCTGATCTATAACACGAATGACAACCATAAGAAGCTGGCTTTGGCTATCGCGGATATGTGGAAGCAGAATCTTGGCGCTGAGGTTACAATTCAGAATCAGGAGTGGGGCGTGTTCCTGCAGAACCGCCGCAATTTGAACTATCAAGTCGCACGCGCCGGCTTCGGAGCGGATTATGATGATCCAATGACGTTCATCGACCTGTTCACTTCGAACAGCGGCAACAATGATACAGGCTTCAAGAATGCGGAATACGACAAGCTGGTACAAGAAGCATACTCCAGCAATGACAACAAAGCGCGCAACGCAGCAATGAAGAAGGCCGAGGATATCCTGATCAAGGACAACCAGGTTATTCTTCCGATCTACTACTACACGAACATTCAGCTTGTTAAGCCATACGTAAAAGACGTTATTCTTGACTATGCGGGCCAGCTTGATATTACACGTGTAAAACTGTTGGAGCACTAA
- a CDS encoding DUF3397 domain-containing protein — protein sequence MNLLLAPFVFFSALPFVPFLLVYGIHYFWNGRRDRRKSLLLAVDVTTVFLILSVSALFNQIFVSGFGFYFILLLLLIIGGLIGGAQNRMKGKVDVKRLVRAVWRLAFLGAGFAYILFVIIGFSPYIFRV from the coding sequence GTGAATCTGCTGCTCGCTCCGTTTGTCTTTTTCAGTGCCCTGCCCTTTGTTCCGTTTCTACTCGTCTATGGAATCCATTATTTCTGGAATGGAAGGAGGGATAGAAGGAAATCCTTGCTGCTGGCCGTCGACGTGACCACTGTCTTTCTCATTTTGTCTGTCTCCGCCTTGTTCAATCAGATCTTTGTGTCAGGATTTGGCTTCTATTTCATTTTGCTTCTGCTTCTGATCATTGGAGGCCTGATTGGAGGGGCCCAGAACCGGATGAAAGGAAAGGTGGATGTCAAAAGACTGGTTCGTGCGGTGTGGCGTCTGGCTTTTCTCGGTGCTGGATTTGCCTATATCTTGTTTGTAATTATTGGTTTTTCACCATACATATTTAGGGTTTAA
- a CDS encoding extracellular solute-binding protein yields the protein MKHKNQWVLFAVLLLALISLSPGEDSALTRSDRQEGASYAPQPKPRTEKEAGRIKVAASMAPDEFNRLNQINQAFMKEHRVQVELVNIPEKDAYHSFKSSMEMGEAPDVLLLDNAWIREFASSGFLLPVEAYNSGQAGADSLSTSLSQTTWNGYVWGVPKDYDPYVVVYHPARLQELGYTQLPKSSGEWSALIGSFNKNKHIPYLAALDPSDAYAAISLLWRMGADQDNGKNHDFRLTSDMRAAFLRIQEMKSKFYVSAGDEAGEERIWKRLERGEILFYVTKASAFGEKLRPGLKMEQPSQERGVPMLWLEGRSFCLSAQSRNAKTANAWISEITSSRQQAAAYREGGKLPTLKTLYNQPDLKGIGEWVSAIQDRGRVGIVPVDARLPAYLNKLSSDAAKYLAGTGSLKSFMASFEHIGHAARP from the coding sequence GTGAAGCACAAAAACCAATGGGTGCTTTTTGCCGTCCTGCTGTTGGCCTTAATCAGCCTGTCTCCTGGTGAGGATTCTGCACTGACCCGGTCTGATCGGCAGGAGGGGGCCAGCTATGCTCCTCAGCCCAAGCCAAGGACTGAGAAAGAGGCGGGCAGGATTAAGGTTGCCGCATCTATGGCGCCCGATGAATTTAATCGTCTGAATCAAATAAATCAAGCCTTTATGAAAGAGCATCGTGTACAAGTAGAGCTTGTTAATATACCCGAGAAAGATGCATACCACAGCTTTAAGAGCAGCATGGAGATGGGAGAAGCCCCTGATGTTCTGCTTCTGGACAATGCCTGGATACGGGAGTTCGCCTCCTCGGGCTTTCTGCTGCCTGTTGAAGCTTATAATTCGGGACAGGCGGGTGCCGATTCGCTGAGCACTTCACTCAGTCAGACGACTTGGAACGGTTATGTATGGGGGGTGCCGAAGGACTATGATCCCTATGTTGTTGTCTATCATCCGGCAAGGCTTCAGGAACTGGGTTATACCCAGCTTCCCAAGAGCTCAGGCGAATGGTCGGCGCTTATCGGAAGCTTCAACAAGAACAAGCATATCCCTTACCTGGCTGCATTAGACCCGAGTGATGCCTATGCGGCGATCTCGCTATTGTGGAGAATGGGTGCAGATCAGGACAATGGTAAGAATCACGACTTCCGGCTGACATCTGATATGAGGGCGGCCTTCTTGCGAATCCAGGAGATGAAATCCAAGTTCTATGTGTCGGCAGGAGATGAGGCCGGAGAAGAGCGTATCTGGAAGCGGCTGGAGCGGGGAGAGATTCTTTTCTATGTAACCAAAGCGTCCGCATTTGGTGAGAAGCTAAGACCAGGGCTGAAGATGGAGCAGCCTTCGCAGGAGCGCGGTGTGCCCATGTTATGGCTTGAAGGAAGAAGCTTCTGCTTATCTGCGCAGAGCAGGAATGCGAAGACCGCGAATGCCTGGATTTCGGAGATCACTTCGTCCAGACAGCAGGCGGCCGCCTACCGCGAGGGAGGCAAGCTTCCAACCTTGAAGACTCTATACAATCAGCCTGATCTCAAAGGAATAGGGGAATGGGTCTCTGCCATTCAAGATAGAGGCCGGGTAGGCATTGTACCGGTTGATGCCAGATTGCCGGCATACCTTAACAAGTTATCTTCTGATGCCGCGAAGTATTTAGCAGGCACCGGAAGTCTGAAATCTTTTATGGCCTCATTTGAACATATCGGTCACGCAGCTCGCCCCTAG
- a CDS encoding YhcN/YlaJ family sporulation lipoprotein has translation MRTWLCLILTALLLSSCGTAANNHASPSPQSQKGSTPRILSNDEAGRSDQDIAGQNQYNQQNQQDQEQGQPGQESLQAHLESLVKRVPGVRNASCVLIGDTAVVGLDVDANLDRSRVGTIKYSAAEALRKDPHGKNAIVTADIDLSHRISDISQSVRQGHPLSGFGNELSDIIGRIIPQMPRDVNPPAAAPEPAGRDTGEPSQLQNHNPSVHSKKKSQKAPSTPSP, from the coding sequence ATGCGAACATGGCTGTGTCTAATATTAACGGCATTACTGCTATCAAGCTGTGGAACTGCAGCTAATAACCATGCATCACCCTCTCCTCAGAGTCAAAAGGGAAGTACACCGCGCATATTAAGCAATGACGAAGCTGGTAGATCAGATCAAGATATAGCGGGACAGAACCAATATAACCAACAGAACCAGCAGGATCAGGAGCAAGGGCAGCCGGGTCAGGAGTCTTTGCAGGCTCATTTGGAGTCCCTTGTCAAGCGGGTTCCCGGAGTCAGAAATGCATCCTGTGTCCTGATCGGAGATACAGCCGTAGTGGGACTCGACGTTGATGCGAACCTGGATCGATCCCGAGTAGGTACCATCAAATACTCTGCAGCAGAAGCGCTGCGCAAGGACCCGCATGGGAAAAACGCGATCGTAACGGCGGATATCGATTTGTCACACCGGATCTCAGATATTAGTCAGAGTGTGCGCCAAGGACATCCTCTATCTGGATTCGGCAACGAACTTTCCGATATTATCGGTCGAATTATTCCGCAAATGCCAAGAGATGTTAACCCGCCTGCTGCCGCACCAGAGCCGGCCGGCAGAGACACAGGAGAACCATCTCAATTACAGAACCATAATCCTTCTGTCCACTCCAAGAAAAAGAGTCAAAAGGCTCCTTCAACCCCTTCGCCATAG
- the typA gene encoding translational GTPase TypA, with translation MHSRNQIRNIAIIAHVDHGKTTLVDKLLQQSGIFREHEALQERAMDSNDLERERGITILAKNTAITYKDYLINIMDTPGHADFGGEVERIMKMVDGVLLVVDAYEGCMPQTKFVLRKALESNLTPIVVVNKIDRPAARPAEVIDEVLDLFIELGANDDQLEFPVVYASALNGTSSLDAEKQDDNMLALYETIIEHIPSPTEDVEQPLQFLVTLMDYNEYLGRIAIGRVNRGIISQGQQVAVMTRDGSKKMARIEKLFGFQGLRRIEIEEAGAGDIVAIAGIKDINIGETIADPNNPEALPVLKIDEPTLQMTFLVNNSPFAGREGKWVTSRKIRERLMKELETDVSLRVEETDSPDVFVVSGRGELHLGILIENMRREGYELQVSKPEVIVREIDGAKMEPIERLMIDVPEESMGAVMESLGSRKAEMVNMINTGSGQVRLEFLIPARGLIGYRTHFLTLTRGYGVMNHAFDSYGPLHGGQVGGRHEGVLVSSENGVSTLYGILSIEDRGILFVEPGAEIYEGMIVGEHTRDNDIVVNICKEKAVNNIRSANKEETVKMKTPRLMSLEQALEYLNDDEFCEITPKSVRIRKKILNKSERERAEKHRKNAQANL, from the coding sequence ATGCATTCTAGAAATCAGATTCGTAACATCGCAATTATTGCCCACGTCGACCACGGCAAAACAACGCTAGTCGATAAGCTTCTTCAACAATCCGGTATTTTCCGGGAGCATGAAGCCTTGCAGGAGCGCGCCATGGACTCCAATGATTTGGAGAGAGAACGCGGGATTACCATTTTGGCCAAGAATACGGCCATCACTTACAAAGACTATTTGATTAACATTATGGATACGCCGGGTCACGCCGACTTTGGTGGTGAAGTTGAGCGTATCATGAAGATGGTTGATGGCGTTCTGCTTGTCGTTGACGCTTATGAAGGCTGTATGCCACAGACTAAATTCGTGCTGCGCAAAGCCCTTGAATCCAACCTTACCCCAATCGTTGTCGTGAACAAGATTGACCGTCCTGCCGCACGTCCAGCTGAAGTTATTGATGAAGTACTGGATTTGTTCATTGAGCTTGGAGCCAATGATGATCAGCTGGAATTCCCAGTCGTATACGCATCTGCCTTGAACGGTACATCCAGCCTGGATGCCGAGAAGCAAGATGACAACATGCTTGCTTTGTATGAGACTATTATTGAGCATATCCCGTCACCAACCGAGGATGTTGAACAGCCGCTTCAATTCCTGGTTACCTTGATGGATTACAATGAATATCTTGGACGTATCGCGATTGGCCGTGTGAACCGCGGAATTATCAGTCAAGGCCAGCAGGTCGCAGTGATGACCCGGGATGGAAGCAAGAAGATGGCCCGTATCGAGAAGCTGTTCGGATTCCAGGGGCTTCGCCGCATAGAGATAGAAGAAGCTGGCGCGGGGGATATCGTTGCGATTGCAGGTATTAAGGATATTAATATCGGTGAGACGATCGCTGATCCGAACAATCCGGAAGCTCTTCCTGTTCTTAAGATTGACGAGCCAACACTGCAAATGACGTTCCTCGTGAACAACAGTCCATTTGCCGGCCGTGAGGGGAAATGGGTGACATCCCGTAAGATCCGTGAACGTCTGATGAAAGAGCTTGAGACTGACGTAAGCTTGCGTGTAGAAGAAACGGACAGCCCGGATGTATTTGTCGTATCTGGTCGTGGTGAGCTTCACCTGGGTATTCTTATCGAGAATATGCGCCGGGAAGGCTATGAGCTTCAAGTGTCCAAACCTGAAGTTATTGTCAGAGAAATTGATGGGGCAAAAATGGAACCGATTGAACGCCTGATGATCGACGTGCCAGAAGAAAGTATGGGCGCTGTCATGGAGAGTCTCGGTTCACGCAAAGCCGAAATGGTGAACATGATCAACACGGGCAGCGGACAAGTTCGTCTTGAGTTCCTGATTCCGGCACGCGGCCTGATCGGGTACCGCACACACTTCCTGACACTGACCCGTGGCTACGGGGTTATGAACCATGCATTCGACAGCTACGGACCACTTCATGGCGGTCAAGTTGGCGGACGTCACGAAGGAGTGCTCGTATCCAGCGAGAATGGCGTATCCACACTTTACGGAATCTTGTCCATTGAGGACCGCGGCATTCTGTTCGTTGAGCCGGGCGCAGAAATTTACGAGGGTATGATCGTTGGCGAGCATACACGTGATAACGATATTGTCGTGAACATTTGCAAAGAAAAAGCGGTTAACAACATCCGTTCTGCGAACAAAGAAGAAACCGTGAAGATGAAGACGCCGCGCTTGATGTCACTTGAGCAGGCTCTGGAATATCTTAATGATGACGAATTTTGTGAGATCACACCGAAATCTGTGCGGATCCGTAAGAAGATCTTGAACAAGAGCGAACGCGAACGTGCGGAGAAGCACCGCAAGAACGCGCAAGCCAATCTGTAA